The following coding sequences are from one uncultured Desulfobacter sp. window:
- the acs gene encoding acetate--CoA ligase: MSENIFHAPDTFRENAWIKSMDEYKAMYKQSVEDPEGFWGDIADTFYWEQKWDKVRDFNYSMSKGPVYIEWFKNAKTNITYNCLDRHLETRGDQAAFIWEGNSPDEDMVITYRELHEKVCRFANALKESGVGKGDRVAIYLPMIPELAITMMACARIGAVHSIVFGGFSSEALSNRIMDSLCKVLITSDGVMRGAKSVPLKGNADKALKMCADLGHDVGTCFVVKRTGSDVDMAAGRDVWWHEAAQAQSPECPVEWMDAEDPLFILYTSGSTGTPKGVQHNVGGYMVYTGTTFKYIFDYREGDVYWCTADIGWVTGHSYIVYGPLSQGATSVIFEGVPTYPDPGRFWATIDKWKVNQFYTAPTAIRALMAQGDEWVEKYDLSSLRILGSVGEPINPEAWLWYHQRVGKGQCPIVDTWWQTETGGIMISALPYAIDQKPGSATLPFFSVQPEVLSEDGKELQGACEGILAIKEPWPGQMRTVYNNHDRFEMTYFQMFDGYYFAGDGCRRDEDGYIWITGRVDDVINVSGHRMSTSEVEAALGSHVNVAEAAVIGFPHDIKGQGIYAFVTLNIGVEPSDSLMADLKKHVRSEIGPIATPDVINFASDLPKTRSGKIMRRILRKIATDEYDQLGDVSTLSDPEVVGTLINSHKELMK, translated from the coding sequence ATGAGCGAGAATATTTTTCATGCACCGGATACATTTCGTGAGAATGCCTGGATTAAATCCATGGACGAGTACAAAGCCATGTATAAACAATCCGTGGAAGACCCCGAGGGGTTCTGGGGTGACATTGCAGACACGTTTTACTGGGAACAAAAGTGGGACAAGGTTCGGGATTTTAACTACAGCATGTCCAAGGGCCCGGTGTACATTGAGTGGTTTAAAAATGCCAAGACCAATATAACATATAATTGTCTGGACCGTCATCTCGAAACCCGGGGGGATCAGGCCGCGTTTATCTGGGAGGGAAACAGCCCGGATGAGGATATGGTGATCACCTATCGTGAGCTCCATGAAAAAGTGTGCCGCTTTGCCAATGCTCTCAAAGAGAGCGGGGTGGGCAAAGGCGACCGTGTGGCCATATACCTGCCCATGATTCCTGAACTGGCGATCACCATGATGGCCTGTGCCAGAATCGGGGCGGTCCACTCCATTGTCTTCGGCGGGTTTTCTTCCGAGGCCCTGTCCAATAGAATCATGGATTCCCTTTGTAAGGTGTTGATCACCTCCGACGGTGTCATGCGCGGGGCAAAGTCCGTTCCTCTCAAGGGCAATGCAGACAAGGCCCTTAAAATGTGCGCAGATTTAGGACACGATGTCGGCACATGTTTTGTGGTCAAACGCACCGGTTCCGATGTGGATATGGCAGCGGGGCGGGATGTCTGGTGGCACGAAGCCGCCCAGGCCCAGAGCCCCGAGTGCCCCGTGGAATGGATGGATGCCGAGGACCCGTTGTTCATTCTTTATACGTCCGGTTCCACCGGCACGCCCAAGGGGGTTCAGCACAATGTCGGCGGATATATGGTGTATACCGGTACCACCTTTAAATACATATTTGATTACCGCGAAGGCGATGTCTACTGGTGTACGGCGGATATCGGCTGGGTGACAGGGCATTCCTATATTGTTTACGGCCCGCTTTCCCAGGGCGCCACATCCGTTATATTCGAAGGGGTGCCCACCTATCCGGATCCCGGCAGGTTCTGGGCCACGATTGATAAATGGAAAGTCAATCAATTTTACACCGCTCCCACCGCCATTCGCGCCCTCATGGCCCAGGGCGATGAATGGGTGGAAAAATATGATCTCTCCTCGTTGCGGATCTTGGGGTCCGTGGGCGAGCCCATCAATCCCGAGGCGTGGCTGTGGTATCATCAACGTGTGGGCAAAGGACAGTGCCCCATTGTGGATACCTGGTGGCAGACAGAGACTGGCGGTATCATGATTTCCGCTCTACCCTATGCCATTGACCAGAAGCCCGGTTCGGCCACCCTGCCGTTTTTCTCCGTTCAGCCGGAGGTGCTTAGTGAGGATGGAAAAGAGTTGCAGGGGGCCTGCGAGGGAATCCTTGCCATCAAAGAGCCCTGGCCGGGTCAGATGCGCACGGTGTATAACAACCATGACCGGTTTGAAATGACCTATTTCCAGATGTTTGACGGCTATTATTTTGCAGGAGACGGCTGCCGCAGGGATGAGGACGGCTATATCTGGATCACGGGCCGTGTGGATGACGTGATCAACGTGTCCGGACATCGCATGAGTACCTCAGAAGTGGAAGCTGCCCTGGGCAGTCATGTCAATGTGGCCGAAGCCGCAGTCATTGGTTTTCCCCATGACATCAAAGGGCAGGGAATTTATGCCTTTGTCACCCTGAATATCGGCGTTGAACCATCCGATTCGCTAATGGCCGACCTGAAAAAGCATGTGAGAAGTGAAATCGGGCCCATTGCCACACCCGATGTGATCAATTTTGCCTCGGATCTGCCTAAAACCCGGTCCGGCAAGATCATGCGGCGTATCTTAAGAAAGATTGCAACGGATGAGTATGATCAGCTGGGTGATGTATCCACGTTGTCTGATCCAGAGGTTGTGGGCACCCTGATCAACAGCCATAAAGAATTAATGAAATAA
- a CDS encoding protein kinase has protein sequence MQPNKHKESKSGTLSTVLESSVPSSLIRAARQNQFLRRNQNPLIIYAVMFLGIGIICHVLLNNAKHASRQDVYDTGVLSAETIAEKVTAPLLEKDVLTLNVAVGELEKKHHPVFTAILDHDDKIIAHSDPNEIGQKYTAPGNKSTIATENAVSIERMTINNKSILCFSKRLVFSQVPIGKILFGIDAAPLDQTITGYKQKIIIIWVLCVVCYIAAVVLTDIYLKNKQQKALEEMEKTRKVGPYLLTKKIAQGGMAELYLAEYIRGDGFRRTVAVKKILPHLIENRDFVDMFIREARLAAILQHPNVVQIYDLIKMHSAHFMAMEYVPGKNLAEVLAHEKQGLPVGMATFIIQKISLGLYYSHTRTNDDTGEPLNIVHRDVSTQNMLISFKGEVKISDFGISKARSEPSLTQAGVIKGKLSYLAPEQALGKGADHQSDLYALGIIFYEILSGKRLYKFENELEALSKLPKMVVPHINTVREDIPDELNRIVMKCLEKDPGKRYESGKKIYDDLAQFRKERNIAFDETNLIDFMAKRFK, from the coding sequence ATGCAGCCCAACAAACACAAAGAATCTAAGTCCGGCACCCTCTCCACGGTGCTTGAATCAAGCGTCCCGTCGAGTTTGATAAGAGCGGCCAGACAGAATCAATTCTTAAGGCGAAATCAAAATCCCTTAATTATATACGCCGTTATGTTTCTCGGCATTGGTATCATATGCCACGTTTTGCTGAACAACGCAAAGCATGCAAGTCGCCAGGACGTGTATGATACCGGGGTGCTGTCGGCGGAAACCATTGCTGAAAAAGTGACGGCACCATTGCTGGAAAAAGATGTACTGACCTTGAATGTGGCGGTGGGCGAACTGGAAAAAAAGCATCATCCCGTTTTTACGGCCATCCTTGACCATGATGACAAAATCATTGCCCACAGTGACCCGAATGAAATCGGCCAAAAATACACGGCACCTGGGAATAAATCAACAATCGCCACAGAGAACGCCGTATCCATTGAGCGCATGACCATAAATAACAAAAGCATTCTGTGCTTTTCCAAAAGACTCGTCTTTTCGCAGGTGCCCATAGGCAAGATACTTTTTGGTATTGATGCGGCCCCCCTGGATCAAACCATTACCGGATACAAACAAAAAATAATCATTATCTGGGTGCTATGTGTCGTTTGTTACATTGCAGCGGTTGTTCTTACGGATATATATCTTAAAAACAAACAGCAAAAAGCGCTTGAAGAGATGGAAAAAACCCGTAAAGTCGGACCGTATCTGCTCACCAAAAAAATTGCCCAGGGCGGTATGGCCGAGCTTTATCTTGCCGAATATATCAGAGGGGACGGATTCAGGCGGACCGTGGCCGTCAAAAAAATCCTGCCCCATTTGATCGAAAATCGGGATTTTGTGGATATGTTCATCCGGGAGGCCCGGTTGGCGGCAATTCTCCAGCACCCCAATGTTGTCCAGATCTATGACTTGATAAAAATGCACAGCGCCCATTTCATGGCCATGGAATACGTCCCCGGAAAAAATCTTGCAGAAGTACTTGCCCATGAAAAACAAGGGCTGCCCGTGGGTATGGCCACGTTTATCATCCAGAAAATCAGCCTCGGGCTCTATTATTCCCATACAAGGACCAATGACGATACGGGAGAGCCCCTGAATATTGTCCACAGGGATGTCAGTACCCAGAACATGCTGATCTCATTTAAAGGGGAAGTCAAAATAAGCGATTTTGGTATCTCCAAAGCCCGATCCGAGCCCAGTCTTACCCAGGCTGGTGTGATCAAAGGAAAATTATCATATCTTGCCCCTGAACAGGCTCTGGGAAAAGGGGCGGATCATCAGTCGGACCTCTATGCACTGGGCATTATTTTTTATGAAATTTTATCGGGAAAACGTTTGTACAAGTTTGAAAATGAGCTTGAGGCCTTAAGCAAGCTGCCTAAAATGGTTGTGCCCCACATTAATACGGTTCGAGAGGACATTCCCGATGAACTTAACCGCATTGTCATGAAATGCCTGGAAAAAGATCCCGGGAAACGGTACGAATCCGGCAAAAAGATTTATGATGATCTGGCACAATTCAGGAAAGAGCGGAACATCGCGTTTGATGAAACCAACCTGATTGATTTCATGGCAAAGAGATTTAAATAA
- a CDS encoding nitroreductase, with protein sequence MELQAAIKERKSVRGYLDKPVPKEVLNQILEISVRAPSTKNTQPWQFYMVTGATLAKLKTVAEERFTNSELPPAEMAHTLIEPEKGSVYRDRQVDIGIRLFKAMDIGREDKDKRINWMKRGFRYFDAPAAIILVSDKSNPIEWTYLDAGLVIQNICLAAVDFGLGTCIENQGIMYSDVLRDIVRIPDDKRLVVAIAIGYPDNDFPANKVISPRENLDDVVTWCG encoded by the coding sequence ATGGAACTGCAAGCTGCCATTAAAGAGAGGAAAAGTGTTCGCGGATATTTAGATAAACCGGTTCCCAAAGAGGTGTTAAATCAAATTCTGGAAATCTCCGTCAGGGCACCATCTACGAAAAATACCCAGCCTTGGCAGTTTTATATGGTTACCGGCGCAACCTTGGCAAAGCTTAAGACGGTTGCTGAAGAACGCTTCACCAACTCTGAACTTCCTCCCGCGGAGATGGCGCACACGCTGATTGAACCGGAAAAAGGCAGTGTTTATCGGGATCGCCAGGTGGACATTGGCATACGGCTGTTTAAAGCCATGGACATCGGCAGGGAAGATAAAGATAAACGAATCAATTGGATGAAACGCGGGTTCCGGTATTTTGATGCGCCGGCAGCGATTATCCTTGTCAGCGATAAATCTAATCCCATTGAGTGGACCTACCTGGATGCCGGATTGGTTATTCAAAATATCTGCCTGGCTGCCGTTGATTTCGGGCTTGGCACCTGTATCGAAAACCAGGGAATCATGTATTCCGACGTACTTAGAGATATTGTCAGAATTCCCGATGACAAGCGCCTGGTTGTTGCCATTGCCATTGGATACCCGGACAATGATTTTCCTGCAAATAAGGTGATCAGCCCCCGGGAGAACTTAGACGATGTTGTTACCTGGTGTGGATGA
- the crcB gene encoding fluoride efflux transporter CrcB — MVGLGGAMGAICRFLVYDGYINAVKSTSLPLGTITVNVLGCFIIGLLGGIADARQIFPPEIRLLVFTGFLGGFTTFSTFGFELFLYMRNGQIGLAVLNGLIQLSAGLICVWAGFELSKAL; from the coding sequence ATGGTAGGATTAGGCGGTGCCATGGGAGCCATTTGCCGCTTTCTGGTATATGATGGGTATATCAATGCCGTCAAAAGCACGTCGCTTCCCTTGGGAACCATCACCGTCAACGTTTTAGGATGCTTTATCATAGGACTATTAGGCGGCATCGCCGACGCACGTCAAATTTTTCCGCCGGAGATCAGGCTGCTTGTTTTTACAGGCTTTTTAGGTGGGTTCACCACCTTTTCAACCTTCGGATTTGAACTATTTTTATACATGCGAAATGGACAGATCGGCCTGGCCGTACTGAACGGACTTATCCAACTAAGCGCCGGATTGATTTGTGTGTGGGCCGGCTTTGAATTATCGAAAGCGCTCTGA
- a CDS encoding bifunctional sulfate adenylyltransferase/adenylylsulfate kinase — protein MSKDTSLVNLLVDQERHTALKQLLSSLPDITLNLRQISDFELLTTGVFSPLKGFMTQEAYESVLDRMRLPSGEIWPVPICLDVSRDLSERFEVGQSAVLRDPEGFPLGIMSIEDIWQADREKEAVAVYGTTDMTHDEVARLQGGRERFYVGGSIEALNLPIHSDFKQIRNTPLEVQQQFSKLGWKRVVGFQTRQPIHRPQFELTIQAMKKAKANLLMLPIAGIPRPGDFDHYTRMRCYQKVGAHYPPDTYMLNLLPLSTRLAGPRDAVLHMIIGKNYGCTHFVIGHNHATPGKDSCGNPFYDTPQVRELAGEAGKEIGIEPVFFEEMVYLPFEDEFKLASEVKEGQETLSFTNDDIRERVRKGKHIPGWASFPEVIKELRRSYPSPATQGFTVFLTGLSGAGKSTIANVLYSKFMEMGTRPVTLLDGDIVRRNLSSELNFSKEHRDINVRRIGFVASEITKNRGIAICAPIAPYERTRSKIRTSIEDHGGFFEIHVATPISVCEKRDRKGMYAKAKAGLLKGFTGVDDPYEEPVNPELSIDTSNLTPDEAVQQILLLISEKGFV, from the coding sequence ATGTCCAAAGATACGTCTCTTGTCAATCTCCTGGTGGATCAGGAACGTCATACAGCCCTCAAGCAACTATTATCTTCCTTGCCGGATATTACATTGAATCTGCGTCAGATTTCTGACTTTGAACTGTTGACCACCGGGGTGTTCAGTCCGCTGAAAGGATTCATGACCCAGGAGGCATACGAAAGTGTTCTGGACCGTATGCGTCTGCCATCGGGTGAAATCTGGCCCGTGCCCATCTGCCTTGATGTGTCCAGGGATCTTTCAGAACGGTTTGAGGTGGGGCAGTCCGCTGTCCTTCGTGATCCCGAAGGATTTCCCCTGGGTATCATGTCCATAGAAGACATCTGGCAGGCAGACCGGGAAAAAGAGGCCGTGGCCGTCTACGGCACCACGGACATGACCCATGATGAGGTGGCCCGGCTTCAGGGCGGGCGGGAGCGGTTCTATGTGGGCGGCAGTATTGAAGCGTTGAATCTGCCGATCCATTCTGATTTTAAACAGATCCGCAACACGCCGTTGGAGGTACAGCAGCAATTTTCCAAGCTTGGCTGGAAACGGGTGGTGGGATTTCAAACCCGGCAGCCCATACACCGGCCCCAGTTCGAACTGACCATCCAGGCCATGAAAAAAGCAAAGGCAAACCTCTTGATGCTGCCCATCGCAGGCATCCCCAGACCCGGGGACTTTGACCATTATACCCGGATGCGCTGCTACCAGAAGGTGGGCGCCCATTATCCCCCGGATACGTATATGCTTAATCTGCTGCCGTTATCCACCCGTCTGGCTGGTCCCAGAGATGCCGTGCTTCACATGATCATCGGGAAAAATTACGGGTGCACCCACTTTGTCATCGGGCACAACCATGCCACCCCGGGAAAGGACAGCTGCGGTAATCCGTTTTACGATACCCCCCAGGTCAGGGAACTGGCCGGAGAGGCGGGCAAAGAGATAGGTATTGAGCCGGTATTTTTTGAAGAGATGGTCTACCTGCCCTTTGAGGATGAGTTCAAGCTGGCCAGCGAGGTGAAAGAGGGCCAGGAAACGCTGTCTTTTACCAATGACGATATCCGCGAGCGCGTCAGAAAGGGTAAACATATACCCGGATGGGCAAGTTTTCCCGAGGTTATTAAAGAGTTGCGCCGTTCCTATCCGTCACCGGCCACCCAGGGATTTACCGTTTTTCTCACCGGACTTTCCGGGGCGGGAAAGTCAACCATTGCCAATGTGCTCTACTCAAAATTTATGGAAATGGGCACCCGGCCCGTCACCCTGTTGGACGGTGACATTGTACGGCGCAATCTCTCTTCGGAACTTAATTTTTCCAAAGAACACCGTGATATCAATGTCCGGCGCATCGGGTTTGTGGCATCAGAGATTACTAAAAACAGAGGCATTGCCATCTGCGCCCCCATCGCCCCCTACGAACGGACAAGGTCAAAAATACGAACATCCATCGAAGATCATGGCGGCTTTTTTGAAATCCATGTGGCCACCCCCATCAGCGTGTGTGAAAAAAGGGACCGCAAGGGCATGTATGCCAAGGCCAAGGCCGGTCTGCTCAAGGGCTTTACAGGGGTGGATGATCCCTATGAAGAACCCGTAAACCCGGAACTGTCCATTGACACCTCCAACCTGACCCCGGATGAAGCGGTTCAGCAGATTCTACTGCTGATCAGTGAAAAGGGATTTGTCTAG
- a CDS encoding YbgC/FadM family acyl-CoA thioesterase, with protein MKNTKQITNMHAADQAPGVHHLQTRVYYEDTDHSGVVYHANYLKFFERAREDIFGVENLVQMWQDKGTGFAVYKADIGYHDGAQFGDLLDIRTTWEKQGPYRVVFFHSAWRPGQNKPAVTCTLELVCLGPGKKLLPIPEFDFLD; from the coding sequence ATGAAAAATACAAAACAGATCACCAATATGCATGCTGCGGATCAGGCCCCTGGCGTCCATCACCTGCAGACCAGGGTATATTACGAAGACACGGATCACTCAGGAGTGGTTTACCACGCCAATTATCTAAAGTTTTTTGAACGGGCCAGGGAAGATATCTTCGGCGTAGAAAATCTGGTGCAGATGTGGCAAGACAAAGGCACCGGTTTTGCTGTATACAAAGCGGACATCGGATACCACGACGGCGCACAATTCGGAGACCTTTTAGATATTCGCACCACCTGGGAAAAACAAGGCCCATACCGGGTTGTATTTTTCCACAGCGCCTGGCGCCCCGGTCAGAACAAGCCTGCAGTGACCTGCACCCTGGAACTGGTGTGCCTGGGACCGGGCAAAAAGCTTTTGCCCATTCCCGAATTTGATTTCTTGGATTAA
- a CDS encoding protein phosphatase 2C domain-containing protein: protein MANYIFVGKTDRGLKRKKNEDTVLVSEQDGFCLVADGIGGSLAGDVASRMFADTARDVFAEALDLEEATFTTIQRVFLNANESILDYAGKHSGCEGMGCTAELFAVEGDRYVLGHIGDSRTYRLRNDELKQLTKDHSLVQEQLDQDLIKPEDVRTHALKNVILRAVGIKKDPAVDIIRGNLVSGDIFLLCSDGLSDLVDSETMKLRLLSSLPLAQKANALIQDANARGGKDNISVALVQIE from the coding sequence ATGGCAAATTATATTTTTGTTGGAAAAACCGACCGGGGGCTGAAACGTAAAAAAAATGAAGATACCGTCCTGGTCAGTGAACAAGACGGTTTCTGCCTTGTGGCCGACGGCATCGGCGGCTCTTTGGCCGGGGATGTGGCCAGCCGAATGTTTGCAGATACGGCCCGGGACGTGTTTGCCGAGGCGCTTGACCTGGAGGAAGCAACGTTCACCACCATCCAGCGGGTATTCTTAAATGCCAACGAGTCTATTCTGGATTATGCCGGCAAACATTCCGGCTGTGAAGGCATGGGGTGCACCGCGGAACTGTTTGCCGTTGAAGGGGACCGTTACGTACTCGGCCACATTGGTGACAGCCGCACATACCGATTGAGAAACGATGAATTAAAGCAATTGACCAAAGATCACTCCCTGGTTCAGGAACAGCTTGACCAGGATCTGATCAAACCCGAAGATGTCCGCACCCATGCCTTGAAAAATGTAATCTTAAGGGCGGTGGGCATTAAAAAAGACCCTGCCGTGGATATCATACGGGGCAACCTGGTCAGCGGCGATATTTTTCTGCTCTGCTCGGACGGCCTCAGCGATCTGGTGGATTCGGAAACAATGAAGCTGCGTCTTCTATCGTCCCTGCCCCTCGCCCAAAAGGCGAATGCACTGATCCAGGATGCCAATGCCAGGGGGGGCAAAGATAATATATCCGTTGCCCTTGTGCAGATCGAATGA
- a CDS encoding acetate kinase — protein MKVLVINSGSSSLKYKLYDLAGPKVICAGLVERIGSPESSLAHTLYPESGPAEKNEMFESFENHTQAIEKVAGLLMAGDAPLVKSPQDLAAIGHRVAQGGEIFKENCIVDAKAVEGIRKNIELAPLHNPANLAGIEAAMAHFPGVPSVAVFDTLFASKLPDYVYRYALPAEYYSAYKVRRYGFHGASHAYVTKALAGLMGKSVNGLANIVCHLGNGSSITAVKGGVCRETSMGMTPTSGLIMGTRCGDIDPSLPAYLAACTGKSAAEIQTVLDRESGLSGICGMNDMRDIHKAIASGDDDARLAFDMLCHGIKKYIGAYYAVLGRLDAVAFTAGIGENDPEVRRKTLEGLEHMGIIVDQERNAGLRGKSARISTDDSAVEVWVVPTDEELEIATICKDLVSA, from the coding sequence ATGAAAGTACTTGTCATTAATTCAGGAAGTTCTTCCCTGAAGTATAAATTGTATGATTTGGCTGGTCCCAAAGTGATCTGTGCGGGATTGGTGGAGCGAATCGGCAGTCCGGAAAGCAGTCTGGCTCATACCCTGTACCCGGAATCGGGGCCTGCTGAAAAAAACGAGATGTTTGAATCCTTTGAAAATCACACCCAGGCCATCGAAAAGGTTGCGGGGCTGCTTATGGCCGGCGATGCGCCCCTTGTTAAATCCCCGCAGGATCTTGCAGCCATTGGGCATCGGGTGGCCCAGGGGGGTGAAATTTTCAAGGAAAACTGCATTGTGGATGCCAAGGCCGTTGAGGGTATTCGAAAGAATATTGAACTGGCGCCTTTACATAATCCGGCCAATCTGGCCGGTATTGAAGCGGCCATGGCGCATTTCCCCGGGGTACCTTCGGTGGCCGTGTTTGACACGCTGTTTGCCAGCAAGCTCCCTGACTATGTATACCGGTATGCCTTACCCGCAGAATATTACAGTGCATATAAAGTCAGGCGATATGGATTTCATGGTGCCTCCCACGCCTATGTCACTAAAGCCCTTGCCGGTCTGATGGGGAAATCCGTGAATGGGTTGGCCAATATTGTCTGCCACCTGGGTAACGGGTCTTCCATTACTGCTGTTAAAGGCGGCGTGTGCCGGGAAACCTCCATGGGGATGACACCCACCTCCGGTTTGATCATGGGGACCCGGTGCGGTGACATTGATCCATCTCTGCCTGCTTATCTTGCGGCCTGTACCGGGAAAAGTGCGGCGGAAATTCAAACGGTCCTGGATCGTGAGAGCGGCCTTTCCGGTATCTGCGGTATGAATGATATGCGGGATATTCACAAGGCCATTGCCTCGGGTGATGACGATGCCAGGCTTGCCTTTGATATGCTGTGTCATGGTATTAAAAAGTATATCGGGGCGTATTATGCCGTGCTCGGTCGTCTGGATGCCGTTGCCTTTACTGCCGGCATCGGAGAAAATGACCCGGAGGTGCGCCGCAAAACCCTGGAAGGCCTTGAGCATATGGGCATCATTGTGGATCAAGAGCGCAATGCCGGGCTAAGAGGGAAATCCGCTCGTATCTCCACGGATGATAGTGCCGTGGAAGTCTGGGTGGTTCCAACGGATGAAGAACTTGAAATTGCAACCATCTGCAAAGACCTTGTAAGTGCTTGA
- a CDS encoding ATPase P gives MIRVEIPGTGPVSIQNVMFDYNGTIAADGCLLDGVGAAMNRLANMLDFHVVTADTFGSVQAQLEGVKAQVVLISDQDQDQKKLDVLNRFGADTTMAVGNGVNDALMLKHARLGAAVLGAEGTALPALMSADVVVGHILDVFAFFEHPKRLIATLRN, from the coding sequence ATGATCCGCGTTGAAATTCCCGGCACAGGGCCGGTTTCCATTCAAAATGTAATGTTTGACTATAACGGCACCATCGCAGCCGATGGCTGTCTGCTTGACGGGGTGGGGGCAGCCATGAACCGGCTTGCCAATATGCTTGATTTTCATGTGGTAACGGCCGATACCTTTGGGTCGGTCCAGGCTCAGCTTGAGGGGGTTAAGGCGCAAGTCGTATTGATTTCAGACCAGGACCAGGATCAAAAAAAACTGGATGTCCTCAATCGTTTCGGCGCAGACACCACCATGGCTGTCGGCAACGGGGTTAACGATGCCTTGATGCTCAAGCATGCACGCTTGGGCGCTGCCGTGTTGGGGGCGGAGGGGACGGCATTGCCGGCCCTGATGTCCGCCGATGTGGTGGTCGGGCATATTCTGGATGTATTCGCCTTTTTTGAACATCCCAAGCGGTTGATCGCCACCCTGAGAAATTGA
- a CDS encoding sigma-54 dependent transcriptional regulator, translated as MNSPNPDNPILLVDNDPKILDAVEAALRMAGFDNITGIQDSRDVIRTMERKIPGLVLLDLNLPHISGNHLLRSIRKTWPRIPVIVLTDDVAVETAVKCMKIGAMDYILKPVDPGHLTKSVKQALDGGQAPGLLSKPMHQELFSQVKKPSAFKNIITQDSQMHAIFHYVEAVSPSPQPVLIFGETGVGKELIGQCIHHLSGRKGKLVKVNVAGLDDNVFSDTLFGHVPGAFTSARNARPGLILKASGGTLMLDEIGDLALSSQVKLLRLLQGGDYLALGSDITRHSDTRIIASTNQDLWALEKQGKFRKDLIYRLSTHTLTIPPLRERLLDLPLLLDRFICQAADELDKPVPDIPKSLIETMETYPFKGNIRELKSMVYDAMSRYQGGAISADLFKGFVHTGSGGKQAMSSDPGLPTLKQAANALVEKAMAHTGGNQSAAAKILGISQQALSKRLQKLREEG; from the coding sequence TTGAATTCCCCAAATCCTGATAATCCGATTTTACTGGTGGACAACGATCCGAAAATTCTCGATGCAGTGGAGGCGGCACTGCGCATGGCAGGTTTTGACAATATTACCGGAATTCAGGATTCAAGGGATGTGATCAGGACCATGGAGCGGAAAATACCCGGACTGGTCCTCCTGGATTTGAATTTGCCTCACATCAGTGGCAACCATCTTTTAAGGAGTATCAGAAAAACCTGGCCAAGGATACCCGTTATTGTACTTACAGATGATGTCGCGGTGGAAACGGCCGTAAAATGCATGAAAATCGGGGCCATGGATTATATCCTCAAACCTGTTGACCCGGGTCATCTGACCAAGTCGGTAAAGCAGGCCCTGGACGGCGGACAGGCCCCAGGCCTGCTATCAAAACCCATGCACCAGGAGTTGTTCAGCCAGGTAAAAAAACCTTCGGCCTTTAAGAATATCATTACCCAGGACAGTCAGATGCATGCCATTTTCCATTATGTGGAAGCTGTGTCACCATCTCCCCAACCGGTACTGATTTTTGGGGAGACCGGTGTGGGTAAGGAGTTGATCGGCCAGTGCATTCATCATCTGAGCGGCCGCAAGGGGAAACTGGTGAAGGTCAATGTGGCGGGGCTGGATGATAATGTGTTTTCCGATACTTTGTTCGGCCATGTGCCCGGTGCGTTCACCAGCGCCCGGAACGCTCGGCCCGGATTGATTTTGAAGGCCTCCGGGGGGACCTTAATGCTCGATGAGATCGGCGATCTGGCGCTATCCTCCCAGGTCAAGCTGCTCAGGCTGCTCCAGGGAGGGGATTATCTGGCATTGGGGTCGGATATTACCCGGCATTCGGATACCCGGATTATTGCATCCACCAACCAGGATCTGTGGGCCCTTGAAAAGCAGGGTAAGTTCAGAAAGGATCTGATCTACCGCCTTTCCACACATACGCTGACCATCCCGCCGTTGCGGGAACGCCTTTTGGATCTGCCTTTGCTGTTGGATCGTTTTATTTGCCAGGCTGCCGATGAGTTGGACAAGCCGGTGCCTGATATCCCCAAAAGTCTTATTGAAACCATGGAAACATATCCGTTCAAGGGGAATATCAGGGAGTTAAAGTCCATGGTGTATGATGCCATGTCCCGGTACCAGGGTGGTGCCATATCTGCGGATCTGTTCAAGGGTTTCGTTCACACAGGTTCAGGAGGTAAGCAGGCTATGTCTTCAGATCCTGGGTTGCCGACGTTGAAGCAGGCTGCCAATGCGCTGGTGGAAAAAGCCATGGCCCATACCGGAGGTAATCAGTCTGCGGCGGCAAAAATTCTTGGGATTTCCCAACAGGCCCTGAGCAAGCGCCTTCAAAAACTTCGCGAAGAGGGATAG